Part of the Carassius carassius chromosome 20, fCarCar2.1, whole genome shotgun sequence genome, GTTTTGTGATGTGTCTGGTTTCTGAAGGACTCTTTCCAGACGTTGAAGAAGTGGGTGAAGGAGCTGAAGGAACACGGGCCGGAGGATATAGTCGTGGCTATAGCAGGAAATAAAACTGATCTGGGTGAtatcaggttaaaaaaaaacttcctcTTTCTGAAAATGCGTTATACTCTCTAAAGTTTCTTTCCAAAACCTGCAGCTGCTCAgcttacattttcatatttgttaTGTGATCATTTTACCTGAAGTcgacatgaaatcaaaatagcATATAGCATAGCTGATCAAATTCATCAAAATGTTCATAACTAATGTTCACAActtcataaataaaacataataatttgcTATCCAGCCAGTTCCTAAAGCATAAACACAAGTCCTGCTTTCACATTGTGGTGGTAAAAGATGGCCTTCGAATGCTGTTCCACTTTAGTTGTGATTATTATAGAGGGTTTTTGTTGACATTTTTCACTTCTGAGAAACTTGGACTCACCATCATCTCAATGGCAGCAAACTGATCCTTCAAGACCGTGTCACTGTTAATTCAGCAATTTCCATTTAGAAATTTTGAATCACTTTTCCCAGCTCTCTGCCTTTGTGTCTGTTTAACTATTCGACATTTGCAGGCAGTCCAGTGCTCATTTACCAAAATCCCCCCTGATGTTTGTTTCACCCGTCCTCAATTGAACACCTTCCTCAGGCTAAGCAAATACTCAATGATTTCTGAGTGAGCTGATTGTTTACTAATATTCAATGGGGTTCTTTATTTTAGGGAAGTTCCAACTAAAGAGGCAAAAGATTTTGCTGAGTCCATTGCAGCCATATTTATGGAGACCAGTGCCAGAAATGCAGTAAACATAGAAGAGCTGTTTCAGAAAATCAGTAAGTATCACCAAGACTAGTCAAGTCTCCACTCTACATCCGGCCCACTGTAGCAAACCCAAACACTACAGCGTATAGTGATTTGTCGCATCTTCTCCCTCAAGTCAGTATGGATGTTTATTTCTTGCATATTAAGTTTGCATCTTTTTCCCCTGAATTTTTAagcagaattcagagaaaaaaaagtcaaaactgcaaaaataaaataataattgaacagTGTTTTTGAGCTAGTGGTGAGATAATTGTTCATGTTCTCACCTCTGTGTAGGTCGACAGATTCCTCCGCTGCAGAACACAGACGCTGACAGCCACGAGTCCTTTAAACTGACACGGCAGCCTCCTCCCTCCAGCAGACGCTGCTGTtagacatccatccatccatccgcaAGTCACTACAAACACCCTGCAGCATGACTTCCTGTGGTACTTGACCCATGCGATACGTAGATGAGGATCACAGTACACACAAATCAATGTGTGTTAATGTAGGAGTCTATTAGTCTGATGTGGATACGGTCACATGACTGATAGACACATAATGCAGTAGGAAACACAGCAAATCTGCCTCTGAACCATTTTGTACCAAGTCAGAATAGTTTCTGAATATCGTTTTGATGCTGAGCAACTCTTGAGACATGAGTTATCTCAACATGGAATAATTTTCTTATCAAGTCTTTTTAAATGCAGCACAAATTTGTGACAAATAGAAATGCTAGTAGTTAGCCCAAAGTTTAGACAAGAACAAGTGCCTTAGAAAATGCCATTTTTATGTTTGGCATTGCCGCTTTGATTCATAAAAACAATAGTTTTAATAGGTTACTTCTAATCTGGCTTTGAACGGTTACGATGACATAGGATCTGATGAAGCCTAGATGAAAGATTGACATTCGCAAATGTgttggtcacactttatattaCAGTGTTCattgtattatgtatttacaTACCACTACTGCTTCATACTAATAAACCGTGTGTCTAATATGCCATTTTTGTAAAGCTGTGTGTAATTGcacattgtttttatttcaataattttaattaattatacggacactgtaaaataaagtgttgtcAATTTAttcattcttaaaataaataaaggttaaaactggttatttgtaaaaaatacctttattaaatgaaaatgtgtggAAATCAGCCACCAGGGGGCACAACTGGCTTTAAAGTGTACACATGTTTTGTTAGTTCTTCTGCAAACCTCTGCTTACCTGTTGCTTTCAATATTGAAAAGCCTCAACTGTCCATATTCTCCCCACTAAAATTTCTGAGGTTGGGGATTTTTTTCAATTTGGAACCGAGAAAATGCCGTTCATCTGTTAAACAGGTACACTTGTTATCTGGTCAGATAGTTTGCAAGTAAAACAAACCATCACTAGGTTAATTTCCCCATAAAGTTTAAACACCGATTCAGTGGCACTTTCTCTCAGCCAGTGGCGTGAGTTACAGGAATTACAGGAATTCGACTGATCTGTGGAACATGGGGATCGTGCTGATGGTTgggtcattatttttgcaattccatttggtgACACTAGTGcttcagaaattacacacttcacctttaaggcTTAAAGCATAAAAGCAGGGTAATTGTGCACTCTTATATAACCAGCCTACCTTGGTGTGGTCGTGAGTGGATTGATTGCCTGTCCTGtgcagtatttttttaatttagtaatcAGAATGATCTTTTCTGTCAGTCACACGCAGCACTGGTTCTGCTCTAACAGTTTAGATTTTTTGTTCATAAATCATGGCAGTCATTATTGACAAAGCGTCACatgtaatttaacatttaatatatctATCTAATTATTTCTAAGTTAGAAAGACTAAAAGTTGGTGTGAATCCACATGGATGCCTTAACGTAGCAAATTCAGTCTGAATCATAACAGAGCTAGACGAGATCTAGTGATAATGGTCCTTTTCAGTTAAACATTTTGTACATAactttatgtttgtatttttaagtCTACCTTTTCTTAGTTAACTTAATGTTTCCATTATGTGATATAACAATGGTATCAAACACATTTTGTACCAGAAGTCATCAATAAACTACAAATGCAGTATGCAGATGTTTGCttgaaatattattgcatattttcttcttatttaattgtttttattgatgAGTATTCATACAGATTTGGACAGTGCTGAAGATGTAACAGTTTTGGGAGATAAAAGTTTTTTAGTGCGGTGGTCATATCTAAATGTTACAGTACGACCGGTTTTATAAATCTCAAAGGAGCAATTAAGCA contains:
- the LOC132096014 gene encoding ras-related protein Rab-31-like, giving the protein MAIRELKVCLLGDTGVGKSSIVCRFVQDHFDHNISPTIGASFLTKTVPCGNELHKFLIWDTAGQERFHSLAPMYYRGSAAAVIVYDITKLDSFQTLKKWVKELKEHGPEDIVVAIAGNKTDLGDIREVPTKEAKDFAESIAAIFMETSARNAVNIEELFQKISRQIPPLQNTDADSHESFKLTRQPPPSSRRCC